From a region of the Thermomicrobium roseum DSM 5159 genome:
- a CDS encoding ABC transporter substrate-binding protein codes for MRVSRRRFFVTAAALSASALLSACGGAATPSPAPQPTPTTAPAGQQPAATPTLAPAPAGSPTVAATQPTKKLRIGCAVSLSGVFAAGADVTIVKAYKLWQDDVNKAGGFQLADGRYEVEIIWADDQSNPEECIRQVQRLITQEKVDFLIPPYSTGINHAVAPIFHQNGYPQVAVATWVTEEDAKRFPYFVSFLGRPEQYAEEGIVGLLKYLNQQGKIGKRVALPYVDAEFALDFVKPLRPALQAAGFEIVYDQGYPMEVSDMQSIVTEIMRLNPDAVIGITYPNDTMLYVPPMKVLGFNPPLLFLANGPNYYFFYGTYADDAEGVMGLGGIDVRNQQLVDFYKRFAAFNGTEADRWGGHVYYVVGQVIQQAFERVGKIDRKAIGDEILKGTFDTIMGQVKLTGNAFLGNWLIGQWQRQSDGKLEYVAIMPRDRASAEPLVPKPTWKS; via the coding sequence ATGCGTGTCTCGCGACGACGATTCTTCGTAACAGCAGCTGCGCTGAGCGCCTCCGCACTCTTGAGTGCTTGCGGTGGTGCGGCAACGCCGTCCCCGGCCCCGCAACCCACCCCTACTACCGCACCGGCCGGGCAGCAACCAGCTGCCACGCCGACCCTGGCTCCCGCTCCGGCTGGGTCACCCACCGTCGCGGCGACTCAACCGACCAAGAAACTGCGTATCGGTTGCGCAGTGTCCTTGTCGGGCGTGTTCGCAGCGGGTGCGGACGTGACGATCGTCAAGGCCTACAAGCTCTGGCAAGACGACGTCAACAAGGCTGGAGGATTCCAGCTGGCCGATGGTCGCTACGAGGTCGAAATCATTTGGGCAGACGATCAAAGCAACCCCGAAGAGTGTATCAGGCAAGTGCAGCGGCTCATCACGCAGGAAAAGGTGGACTTCCTCATTCCACCGTACTCGACGGGAATCAACCACGCTGTAGCTCCCATCTTCCACCAGAACGGCTATCCGCAAGTTGCGGTGGCGACGTGGGTCACGGAAGAGGACGCCAAGCGTTTCCCGTACTTCGTGAGCTTCCTCGGTCGTCCCGAACAGTATGCAGAGGAAGGGATCGTCGGTCTCCTCAAATATCTGAATCAGCAGGGCAAGATCGGCAAGCGCGTTGCGCTGCCCTACGTCGATGCCGAGTTCGCCCTCGATTTCGTCAAGCCACTCCGGCCTGCTCTGCAAGCTGCAGGGTTCGAAATCGTCTACGACCAGGGTTACCCCATGGAAGTCAGCGACATGCAGTCGATCGTTACCGAGATCATGCGCCTGAATCCCGACGCCGTCATCGGCATCACCTACCCCAATGACACGATGCTCTACGTCCCACCCATGAAAGTTCTCGGATTCAATCCACCGCTTCTCTTCCTCGCCAATGGCCCTAACTACTACTTCTTCTATGGCACGTATGCCGATGACGCCGAGGGAGTGATGGGTCTCGGTGGTATCGACGTCCGCAACCAGCAACTCGTTGACTTCTACAAGCGCTTCGCAGCCTTCAATGGGACGGAAGCTGACCGCTGGGGCGGCCACGTCTATTATGTCGTTGGCCAAGTGATTCAACAGGCGTTCGAGCGCGTCGGAAAGATCGATCGCAAGGCGATCGGCGACGAAATCTTGAAGGGTACGTTCGATACGATCATGGGCCAGGTGAAGCTCACCGGTAACGCCTTCCTCGGTAACTGGCTCATCGGTCAGTGGCAGCGGCAGTCGGATGGCAAACTCGAGTACGTCGCCATCATGCCGCGTGACCGCGCCAGTGCCGAGCCACTCGTTCCCAAGCCGACGTGGAAGAGCTGA
- a CDS encoding ribonucleotide-diphosphate reductase subunit beta has translation MARRLLGGDPLAAVELFPLSHPWAYAHVQQAKHNTWFPEEVPLHDDVRDWHERLSDEERRAVEMFLGFFNPMESLVTTNLLLSLYRAVTAPEARLYLARQAWEEANHVMAFEYVIKTLPLDRERVFGLHVEHPAVAAKELFQRQLAEQWLVTPDVESVEGLQRLVRNLVGYFVILEGIFFYSGFALALAFRQRNLLRGLCTIVDWVLKDESLHLSFGIHLITTILEEHPEIMSAAFGRQLRELILRAVELEEAYNRAVLPEPLIGLDADVLNRYVRYIADRRLEELGLPIAFGEPNPLRWMVAQVDMPEIVNFFEARNIHYEVGRARW, from the coding sequence ATGGCCCGCCGATTGCTCGGAGGCGATCCCCTAGCTGCTGTGGAGCTCTTCCCGCTGAGTCACCCGTGGGCCTATGCGCATGTCCAACAAGCCAAGCACAACACCTGGTTCCCGGAAGAGGTTCCGCTGCACGATGACGTACGCGACTGGCATGAACGCTTGAGCGATGAAGAGCGGCGAGCGGTGGAAATGTTCCTGGGTTTCTTCAATCCGATGGAGTCGCTGGTCACGACCAACCTGCTGCTCAGTCTCTATCGGGCGGTGACGGCCCCGGAAGCTCGGCTGTATTTGGCTCGACAGGCGTGGGAAGAAGCCAACCACGTCATGGCGTTCGAGTACGTCATCAAGACGCTGCCGTTGGACCGGGAGCGGGTGTTCGGCTTGCACGTGGAGCATCCAGCTGTCGCGGCGAAAGAGCTATTCCAGCGTCAGCTGGCCGAGCAGTGGCTCGTTACCCCTGACGTCGAGTCTGTCGAGGGACTGCAGCGACTCGTCCGCAACCTCGTCGGCTACTTCGTGATCTTGGAGGGAATCTTCTTCTACTCCGGCTTCGCGCTGGCGCTCGCGTTTCGGCAGCGAAACCTGTTGCGTGGTTTGTGCACCATCGTCGATTGGGTCCTGAAGGACGAGTCGCTCCACCTCTCGTTCGGTATCCACTTGATCACGACGATCCTGGAGGAGCATCCGGAAATCATGAGCGCGGCGTTCGGTCGCCAGCTGCGGGAGCTCATCCTACGTGCGGTCGAGCTCGAAGAAGCGTACAACCGGGCAGTACTCCCGGAGCCGTTGATCGGTCTAGACGCTGATGTGCTCAACCGGTACGTGCGCTACATCGCTGATCGCCGGTTGGAAGAACTGGGTTTGCCGATCGCTTTCGGTGAACCGAATCCGTTGCGTTGGATGGTCGCGCAGGTCGATATGCCGGAGATCGTCAACTTCTTCGAGGCCCGCAATATCCATTACGAGGTCGGCCGCGCGCGCTGGTAG
- a CDS encoding ribonucleoside-diphosphate reductase subunit alpha encodes MVSLVSSSLHLRPIARDEAAELDSRILSCLQQLPDRPEAEREAAALLLEKIAREADDGTPLPYPEHFRRFVERGIARGALDPRLRTFQLDVLARALDPARDALLGYAALATLADRYLVRDPETRQLLERPQALFMRVAMGLALVEPPETRTSWALRWYDLMSSLRYLPSTPTLFNAGTPHHQLASCYLAEVEDSLESILGSAYEFGMLAKYAGGIGTAVTRIRATGAPVRGINGTSGGLIPFLHLYDALIASISQGGRRRGTMCVYLEPWHLEVEAFLDLRRNAGDPYRRTHQLNTALWIPDEFLRRVETDDLWYLFDPIVAPELPDLVGAAFSERYRELCRQAEAGMLPRRAWRRLPARELWLAILASLMETGHPWLTFKDAGNLRSQLRGIGVIHSSNLCTEIFLPTSRDEVAVCNLGSVNLARHCTPTGELDWEQLAATVRLAMRALDNVIDANLYPSERAARANQLNRPVGLGLMGFAELLARRAVSYAEPAAADLADQIAEFLSYHAISASCALAEERGAFPNFAFSRWAAGVLPIDTLDELAADRGLPVEVDRTRRLDWEPLRQRVRRGMRNGAVMAVAPTATIALLAGTTPSLDPYYANVFSRQTLSGKFLEVNPILVEELRRRGLWEQLLPGLVAARGDLRAVPGCPPDLVARFPTAYQVPAESYIEVAARVQKWVDMGVSRNLYHAADRPGQMSAVYLAAWRKGLKSTYYCFVRPRMEIEQSTVAVNKARRRPQWVQLAEREVLASDAASCRLDGSCESCQ; translated from the coding sequence ATGGTATCCCTGGTGTCGAGTTCTCTCCACCTCCGACCGATCGCACGGGACGAAGCAGCCGAGCTGGACAGTCGGATCTTGAGCTGTCTCCAGCAGTTACCCGATCGGCCCGAGGCCGAGCGGGAAGCAGCGGCGCTGCTCCTGGAAAAGATCGCACGCGAGGCGGATGACGGGACGCCCCTCCCCTATCCCGAGCATTTCCGGCGATTCGTCGAGCGTGGCATCGCTCGCGGCGCGCTCGACCCGCGACTCCGTACCTTCCAGCTCGATGTGCTGGCGCGAGCGCTGGACCCGGCGCGTGACGCGCTCCTCGGTTATGCGGCGCTGGCGACGCTGGCCGATCGGTACCTGGTCCGGGATCCGGAGACGCGCCAGCTGCTCGAGCGACCACAGGCGCTCTTCATGCGCGTGGCGATGGGGCTGGCGCTGGTCGAACCGCCTGAGACGCGGACCAGCTGGGCCCTGCGCTGGTACGACCTGATGAGTTCGCTCCGGTATCTGCCGAGTACCCCGACACTCTTCAATGCGGGCACGCCGCACCACCAGTTGGCCTCGTGCTACCTGGCGGAGGTCGAGGACAGTCTGGAAAGCATTTTGGGCTCGGCGTACGAGTTCGGGATGCTGGCCAAGTACGCCGGCGGGATCGGCACGGCCGTGACGCGCATCCGGGCCACGGGTGCTCCCGTGCGTGGGATCAACGGGACGAGCGGTGGGCTGATCCCGTTTCTTCACCTGTACGATGCCCTGATCGCCTCGATCAGTCAGGGTGGTCGTCGGCGCGGCACGATGTGCGTGTACCTGGAGCCGTGGCACCTGGAGGTGGAAGCGTTCCTCGATCTGCGCCGCAATGCCGGTGATCCCTACCGTCGTACGCATCAGCTCAACACCGCGCTCTGGATCCCCGATGAGTTCTTGCGGCGTGTCGAGACGGACGACCTCTGGTACCTTTTCGATCCGATCGTTGCGCCCGAGCTCCCGGATCTGGTGGGTGCCGCGTTCTCGGAGCGTTACCGAGAACTCTGCCGACAGGCAGAGGCGGGGATGCTCCCCCGACGAGCCTGGCGCCGCCTGCCTGCCCGCGAGCTGTGGTTGGCCATCTTGGCGAGCCTGATGGAAACCGGGCACCCCTGGCTCACCTTCAAAGATGCCGGGAACCTCCGTTCTCAGTTGCGCGGGATCGGTGTCATTCACTCGAGCAACCTCTGTACGGAGATCTTCCTCCCGACCAGTCGCGACGAGGTGGCGGTGTGCAATCTCGGCAGTGTAAACCTCGCTCGCCACTGCACGCCGACCGGCGAACTGGACTGGGAGCAGCTGGCGGCGACGGTGCGGCTGGCGATGCGGGCACTCGACAACGTCATCGATGCGAACCTGTATCCCTCGGAACGCGCGGCGCGAGCCAACCAGCTCAATCGCCCCGTGGGACTCGGCCTCATGGGCTTCGCCGAGCTCTTGGCCCGCCGCGCTGTCTCGTACGCTGAGCCAGCAGCAGCGGATCTGGCGGATCAGATCGCCGAGTTCCTCAGCTATCACGCCATCAGCGCCAGTTGCGCACTGGCGGAGGAGCGAGGCGCGTTTCCCAACTTTGCCTTTTCCCGCTGGGCAGCCGGTGTTCTTCCGATCGATACCCTCGATGAACTTGCAGCCGATCGTGGGTTGCCGGTGGAGGTCGACCGCACGCGGCGACTGGACTGGGAACCGCTGCGCCAGCGGGTGCGGCGGGGCATGCGCAATGGTGCCGTGATGGCGGTGGCACCGACCGCAACCATCGCTTTACTGGCGGGAACCACCCCGAGTCTCGATCCGTACTATGCGAACGTCTTCAGCCGGCAAACGCTCTCCGGGAAGTTCCTGGAAGTCAACCCCATCCTCGTCGAGGAACTCCGGCGTCGGGGGCTTTGGGAGCAGTTGTTGCCCGGTCTCGTGGCAGCGCGTGGGGACTTGCGAGCGGTGCCGGGGTGTCCACCCGACCTCGTCGCGCGCTTCCCGACCGCCTATCAAGTGCCGGCGGAGTCGTACATCGAAGTGGCGGCGCGGGTTCAGAAGTGGGTGGACATGGGGGTCAGTCGCAATCTCTACCATGCGGCTGATCGACCAGGGCAGATGAGTGCGGTGTATCTGGCGGCCTGGCGCAAGGGGCTCAAGAGCACCTACTACTGCTTCGTGCGTCCACGCATGGAGATCGAGCAATCCACGGTTGCCGTCAACAAGGCGCGGCGTCGCCCGCAATGGGTGCAGCTCGCCGAGCGCGAGGTGCTGGCGAGCGATGCGGCGAGCTGCCGTCTCGATGGGTCGTGCGAAAGTTGCCAGTGA
- a CDS encoding glycosyltransferase has translation MAQLTVVFFPEGAYGPTNNCIGIGRALQELGLRVVFVVEESFAGTLEAKGFEERLMRLTPPPEQPEEPGQFWKDFIANTAPHFRESTFEQIRSLIAPIWRSLIDGALYVEPRLREIFAELRPDVIVEDNVVAFPAVVTAGVPWVRIVSCNPLEIPDPDLPPALSGLPTNDRSEWEAWRREYWDAVGPLHEELDTFCRENGAPPLPPFEFIWESPWLDLYLYPAELDYPRSQPLAPVWHRIDSSVRDTEPPFELPEHLREGGPLLYVSLGSLGSAEPELMGRLVDLLGRTDYRAIVSLGPQKGKLPLPDNVWGDEYLPQPSILPLVDAVITHGGNNTTTECMHFGKPMLALPLFWDQHDNAQRIQECGFGFRFHPYRFTDDEFFRALEDLLTNEERKARLAAASARIQAVDGRRKAARLIAELARTKQPISRPALS, from the coding sequence ATGGCACAGCTGACTGTGGTGTTCTTCCCGGAGGGTGCCTACGGGCCGACGAACAACTGTATCGGGATCGGTCGAGCGCTCCAGGAACTCGGCCTCCGGGTCGTCTTCGTCGTCGAGGAATCGTTCGCGGGGACACTCGAAGCCAAGGGGTTCGAAGAGCGTCTGATGCGCTTGACGCCGCCTCCTGAGCAACCAGAGGAGCCAGGGCAGTTCTGGAAGGATTTCATCGCCAACACGGCGCCCCACTTCCGGGAAAGCACCTTCGAACAGATCCGCAGCCTGATCGCACCGATCTGGCGCTCGCTCATCGACGGCGCCCTGTACGTCGAGCCGCGGCTGCGCGAGATCTTCGCGGAGCTGCGCCCAGACGTGATCGTGGAGGACAACGTCGTCGCCTTTCCCGCGGTCGTCACGGCCGGTGTCCCCTGGGTCCGCATCGTGTCGTGCAACCCGTTGGAGATCCCCGATCCGGACCTTCCACCCGCCCTCAGCGGGTTGCCGACGAACGACCGCTCGGAGTGGGAAGCCTGGCGTCGAGAGTATTGGGACGCGGTCGGTCCGTTGCATGAAGAGCTCGACACCTTCTGCCGCGAGAACGGCGCCCCGCCGCTGCCACCGTTCGAGTTCATCTGGGAGAGCCCCTGGCTCGATCTCTACCTCTACCCGGCCGAGCTGGATTACCCGCGGTCGCAGCCCCTCGCGCCAGTCTGGCACCGGATCGACTCCTCGGTGCGCGATACGGAACCACCCTTCGAGTTGCCGGAGCACCTGCGTGAGGGCGGTCCGCTGCTCTACGTCAGCCTGGGCAGCCTGGGCTCGGCCGAGCCGGAACTGATGGGGCGTTTGGTCGACCTCCTCGGGCGCACTGATTACCGGGCGATCGTCAGTCTGGGCCCCCAGAAGGGGAAGCTTCCCCTTCCCGACAACGTCTGGGGAGACGAGTATCTCCCGCAGCCTTCTATCCTCCCGCTCGTCGATGCCGTGATCACCCATGGTGGGAACAATACGACGACAGAGTGCATGCATTTCGGTAAGCCGATGCTGGCACTGCCGCTCTTCTGGGACCAGCACGACAACGCCCAGCGCATTCAGGAGTGCGGCTTCGGCTTCCGCTTCCACCCGTATCGCTTCACGGACGACGAGTTCTTCCGCGCCCTGGAGGATCTCCTGACCAACGAGGAACGGAAGGCCCGGCTCGCGGCTGCCAGCGCACGCATCCAGGCAGTCGACGGTCGGCGCAAGGCCGCTCGCCTCATCGCGGAACTCGCGCGAACCAAGCAACCCATTTCGCGCCCGGCCCTCAGCTGA
- a CDS encoding DNA double-strand break repair nuclease NurA, producing MSQTRIFVDLPAALVEELLGRTPELSRSVIEQLTSQRTERERWRDVLARERLLGTLADLPAAPTPTTCGVDGSVAVERLLAHDLLVAGALAIEGLTPPSEKRFWPEPRHLLWVELVPHDDASDALARALMAASEVELAARAPHDVVFLDGSLTTPLIAFDQALRALATRELPSPAARVFLEALPERLDDLARVLCSADPPRCWVGVPKYTARRDLAIRLGLNQQFDDRALLTILLAPGEFTWPIPVTTGRRPHAFGLDLLPDTLRLRASSSIERVLRAVDRLRVVYVRSHPWLPALRLELHESVAIDSSRLASVLQAVHDQSASGKLREPFPLYLADRMVRSLRRATRALRHAVREAAARGYPVLDDVFLALECYRSESLSSP from the coding sequence ATGAGCCAGACGCGCATCTTCGTCGACCTCCCCGCCGCACTCGTCGAGGAACTCCTCGGTCGCACGCCGGAGCTGAGCCGCTCGGTCATCGAGCAGCTGACGAGCCAGCGGACCGAGCGCGAGCGCTGGCGGGATGTCCTGGCCCGCGAACGGTTGCTCGGAACACTGGCAGATCTTCCGGCAGCCCCCACGCCGACCACCTGCGGCGTCGACGGCTCGGTCGCGGTGGAGCGGTTGCTCGCGCACGACCTTCTGGTCGCTGGCGCGCTCGCGATCGAGGGCCTGACACCGCCGAGCGAAAAGCGCTTCTGGCCAGAGCCCCGTCATCTGCTGTGGGTCGAGCTCGTGCCCCACGACGACGCGAGCGACGCGCTTGCGCGAGCGCTGATGGCAGCGAGCGAAGTCGAACTGGCGGCCCGCGCACCGCATGACGTCGTCTTTCTCGATGGGTCGCTCACAACCCCACTGATCGCCTTCGATCAGGCGCTGCGCGCGCTCGCTACCCGAGAACTGCCTTCACCGGCCGCACGCGTTTTCCTCGAGGCTTTGCCCGAGCGGCTCGACGACCTCGCTCGTGTCCTGTGTTCAGCCGACCCACCGCGCTGCTGGGTCGGCGTGCCCAAGTACACCGCGCGGCGCGATCTCGCCATTCGGCTCGGCCTGAACCAACAGTTCGACGACCGAGCGCTCCTGACTATCCTCCTCGCTCCAGGAGAGTTCACATGGCCGATCCCAGTCACCACTGGTCGACGCCCCCACGCGTTCGGACTCGATCTCTTGCCAGACACCCTCCGCCTGCGCGCCAGCTCGTCGATCGAGCGTGTGCTGCGCGCGGTCGATCGACTTCGCGTGGTCTATGTGCGCTCTCACCCCTGGTTGCCGGCGCTCCGCCTCGAACTGCACGAGTCCGTCGCTATCGATTCCAGCCGTTTGGCCAGCGTACTCCAAGCCGTTCACGACCAGAGCGCGAGCGGGAAGCTTCGGGAACCGTTTCCACTCTACTTGGCTGACCGAATGGTACGCTCGCTCCGTCGCGCGACGCGAGCGCTCCGGCATGCTGTGCGCGAGGCAGCTGCGCGTGGGTATCCTGTGCTCGACGACGTGTTTCTCGCTCTGGAGTGCTACCGCAGCGAATCGCTCTCATCGCCATGA